The DNA segment ATCTTTAATTTACCGGGCAAAAAAGTGCATGAAGTCACTGATATTACGCCCAAAACCGTGGTTAGCCTCACCGATTTCTTCCGGGGCATTTACATCTTCCAGCTCCGTGACAAGGCCGGCAGGCTGATAGAAGCCGGCAAATTCCAGGTTTCCAAATAATCAATGCAAGGCTGAACCCATCGAAACCCTTCGACAGGCTCAGGGTGACAAATTACAGCACCTGTACAATCAGGAACTTCAGGTAATGGGTATTTTCCCATCCCCATATAATCGGGTGATCGGCAGCCTGGGTCTGGAAAGTGACCTGTCTTAGTTTCCGGCGGGCGTCTTTGGCAGCCATCTGAATGATTTCCAGGAACATAGCGGAAGGCACCAGGTTGGTACAACTGGAGGTGACCAGGAATCCGCCGGGTTTTACCAGCTTCATACCGCGCAGGTTGATCTCCTTATAACCGGTAATGGCTTTCTGTATATTGTCCCTGGTCTTCGTAAAGGACGGAGGATCAAGCATTACCACATCGTATTGACGGTCTTCTTTTGCCCATACTTTCAATACATCAAAGGCATTGACACATTCAAAACGGCAGATCTTGTCATACCCGTTGAGTTCGGCATTGCGGTTAGCCTGGGCCACAGCGCTGGCCGAAATATCAAGGCCTAATACAGATTTAGCGCCATAATGGGCGGCATGTATTTCAAAAGTGCCGGTATAGGTAAAGGCGCCCAAAACATCGGCCCCCTTTACAATATGTTGAATAGCGCGGCGGTTGTCCTGCTGGTCCAGGAAATAACCGGTTTTTTGCCCGTTTTCTATGTCGACGTAGAATTGCAGTCCATTCTCCCGTATAATGATCTTGGTTTCAAAGGGAGCCGACAGCAAGCCTTTTTGCTGGGTCAATCCTTCCAGTTCCCGTACCGGCACATCATTGCGTTCGTAGATCCCCTTGGGTTTGAATATTTTCTCCAAAGCCTTTACAATGGCTGGTTTCCATACATCTATGCCGAGGGCAAGTGTCTGGATAACAAAGTAGTCATTGAATTTGTCAATGATGAGCTGTGGCAGGCCATCTGCCTCTCCAAAGATGAGCCGGCAGTTTTCCACGTATCCCAATTGCTGCCGGTATTGCCAGGCTTGCAGGAGTTTCTGGTAGAAAAAATCATCATTGACCGTTTCTTGTTTGTCGCGGGTAAGGATACGGACAGGTATCTGGGATTGAGGATTGAGGTATCCTTTACCGATAAATTTTTTATCATGCGTAAAAACTTCCACCACATCGCCGGGCTTTGCATCACCATCTATGAGGTTTACTTCATTACCAAAGATCCAGGGATGACCATTTAGCACGCGCGGACTGATCTTCTTTTTGAGAATCACGGTTGTCATAAGGCGCAAATGTAAGCAGTTTCGTATTTCTGACACCTGACTTTCAATTTCCCTGCCTTTTTGACCTTATTGACCGAATGGCAAAATAATTGCGCCAGATGGCTTTGCTGATCAAAACTTGTATTTTTACGGTTTGGCATCCCGGCGGCCCTGTGAAGCCGGGAAAAGCCGCCAATATTGCAGTATAAAACGAGAAAAATACGGATACACCTATGACAGAAAATGAATCTTTTAGCCAGGACAATGGCAACACCATTGACATCAATACAGACGAGAGCGTGAGCGGTAGCACCCACCTGAATGAGCCCGTGGCCAATGAAGATGAGATAGAGAAGCTGAAGGCAGAAGTGCAGGAGTTGAAGGACAAGTACCTGCGCCAGGTGGCCGAGTTCGACAATTTCAGGAAAAGAACTGCCAAAGAAAGGCTGGAGCTGATACAAACAGCCGGTAAGGATGTGATCGTTCCCCTGCTGGAAGTGCTGGATGATTGCGATCGTGCCGAAAAGCAATTGCAAACGAGCAATGACGCAGCCGCCATCAAGGAAGGGGTTCAACTAGTATTCACCAAACTGCGCAATAGCCTTCAGGCGAAGGGGGTTAAACCCATGCCAAGCATCGGTACTGATTTCGATCCGGACCGCCATGAAGCGATCACAGAAATACCAGCCGCTACAAAAGAGATGCAAGGAAAAGTGGTGGATGAGGTAGAAAAAGGGTATTACCTGAATGATAAGATCATCCGGTTTGCCAAAGTAGTGGTAGGTAAATAATTCAAAATTGTACAATGTCTAAAAGAGATTATTACGAAGTATTGGGCGTAGCAAAAGGCTCCTCGCCGGATGAGATCAAAAAAGCTTACCGTAAGGTGGCTATGCAGTATCACCCCGACCGTAATCCGGGCGACAAAGCTGCCGAGGAAAAGTTCAAGGAAGCGGCGGAAGCCTATGAGGTACTGAGCGATACAGATAAGCGGGCACAATATGACCGCTTTGGCCATGCCGGCTTAAGTGGCAATGGCCGTGGTGGTTTTGGCGGCGGACAGAATATGGAAGATATCTTCAGCCAGTTTGGAGATATTTTCGGAGATGATATTTTCGGCAATTTCTTTGGTGGCGGAGGCAGAAGAGGCGGCGGCGGACAGCGCCCCCGTGGCGTGCGGGGCAGTAACCTGCGCATTAAGCTCAAGCTGAATTATGAAGAGATTGCACGTGGCTGTACGAAACAGATCAAGGTTAAGAAGTATGTAACCTGTACCACCTGTAGCGGAAGTGGCGCCAAGGATAAGAACAGCGTGCAGACCTGCGCTACCTGTGGCGGCAACGGCCAGGTACGTAAGGTGACGAATACTTTCCTGGGGCAGATGCAAACAGTGACCACCTGTCCTACCTGTAATGGGGAAGGCACTACAGTGACCGCTAAATGTACTGCCTGTAAAGGTGAGGGAAGGGTATACAGTGAAGAAACAGTAACCATTGATATCCCGGCCGGCGTACAGGAAGGCATGCAACTGAGCGTTGGTGGCAGGGGTAATGCCGGCGAACGCGGCGGCCCTCCCGGCGACCTGATCATCCTGATCGAAGAGGAACAACACAAGGAACTGCACCGTGATGGGCTGAATGTAGCTTATGAGCTGCACCTCTCCTTCCCGGACGCAGCTTTTGGCACCAATGCCGAAGTGCCCACTATTGACGGCCGCGCCAAGATCAAGATCCCGGCAGGCACACAAAGTGGTAAGATCTTCCGGTTAAAAGGAAAGGGTTTTCCCGGTGTAAATTCCTATGAGAAGGGGGATCAACTGATTTATATCAATGTGTGGACTCCCCAGCACATGACTGCAGAAGAAAGGGCTATGCTGGAAAAGCTGAATAATTCACCCAACTTCAAACCACAACCGGATAAGTCGGACAAGAACTTCTTTGATAAAGTAAGAGAAATGTTCTCGTAGTGTTCCGCGTTTAGTGTTTCGGGTTTAGCGTTGCTACCGCGATTTATGCAGCAAGCCAAACAGTAACAACTGAATTATTTAATATTTAATTAGCTTGTTACACAAAAAGAACCCGAAACACTAAACTCCAAACCCGAAACTCTTTATTGCTTTTTCTTCCTTTTATTGCCGTAGATCTTTTTGGCTTTTATGATCATACTGATGAATTCAGTTTGTATGGCATCCTGTGAGTTATGGGATTCATCGGCCAGGATAGCTGCGTCATTCCAGGTTACGGCACGTATGTACTGGGAGTTTTTGAGCAGTCCTGCAAACATGGATACAGAGGTAGCAAACCGGTAACACTCGGGCAGGTCCTGAAATTCTGTATACGTAGCAGGCACTGTATAGGAAGTGATCCTCCCTATTGAATCGCCGGGCAGTTTATAGTTCATAGATACCTGGGCCAGCCCATCTTTTGCATATCCCCAGTCATTCAGTGACTGATTGAACGACACCAGTTCAAACATGGCCAACAAAGAATGCCCTGATCCTACCTCACCACCTTCCACTTCATTTAATGAATCGGCCAGCGCATTTACTTTATTGTCAAAACCAATTAGCCGGTATTCTTTTATAACGGAGGGATTGAACCGCACGTTCAAAAATGCATCGTCTGCTACTGTATACAGCGTTTGTGTAAGTTCTTTCACCAATACCTTTTCGGCTTCTTTCTCATTGTCGAGGTAAGCAAAATTACCATTGCCTTTCTTAGCCAGTATTTCCAGTTTGGAATCTTTATAATTGCCCATTCCCACGCCCAGACAGGTAAGGTAAATACCCGACTGCTGATGCTGGGTAATCATTTTTTCCAGTTCGTCTTCCGATGTTTGTCCCACATTGAAATCACCATCTGTGGCCAGGATCACCCGGTTGTTACCGCCTTTGATGTATTGGCTTTTAGCCAGCCTGTAAGCAGTACGTATGCCGCTTTCACCAGGCGTGGAACCGCCGGGATAGAGTTCTTCAATAGATTTCCGGATCTTGTCTTTTTCCTTACCGGAAGTAGGCGTTAACCACACACCTACAGTACTGCCATATACAACAATAGAGACCGTATCTTTCTCCCGCAGGTTATCAACCAGTAATTTGAAAGCCGATTTTAAGAGGGGCAGGCGGTTGGGCATGTCCATAGAGCCCGACACATCTACCAGGAATACCAGGTTGGTAGGGGGTATTTTATCGGGATCAATTTTCCGTGCACTGGCATGCAGGAACAGGAGATGGCTCCGGGGATTCCAGGGACAATCGGACAGCCAGGATTTAAAGCCGAAAATGCTGTCGGGTGGCGGCGCTGTATAATCGAAACTGAAATAGTTCAACAGTTCTTCAACACGTACTGCATCGGGAGGCACCTGGGTATTCATGCCCAGGAAACGCCGGATATTGCTATAAGAAGCCTTATCAGTATGGATGGCGCACCCTGTTTCGGGATATTTCCTGGCGGGTACAAACTCATTTTCCACCAATGAGCTGTAGGTTTCACCGGCAATGGTACGGTTGGTACGGTCAGCAGGATTCAGGTTCCGGGTAAAAGACACCAGCCTGTTCCGTTGCAGGTTGGAAGAAGAATAGAGCATTTTCAGGACTACCGGCTGGAATTTTGTCGCTTCGAGCTTCAAACAAACGGGCTGATAGCCTTCGAGGGAGATGGTCGCAGAATCGGTTTGCCGGGACGACAGGATGCCAAAGGAGCCGCTGCTGCCGGAATAGTAAATGTACCGGGTGGAATGCAATAATATTTTGGCGTTGGATAATACGTTCTGCTTTTCATCCCTGACCTCTCCACGCAGGTAATATTGTGCAAAGGCCGGTGAAACGGTTATCAGTAAAAAGGATATGGCAGCGGCAATTTTCAACAAGGGGTCATTTTGAAATCGTGAATAAGAGCAAACGCCATTCTTCACAAACGACAGACCATCAATACTTATTCTACCAACTTATATATTTCCCGGATATTTCTTCCAAGACCATCATAATCCAGCCCATAGCCCACTACAAACTTGTTGGGAATGGAAAATCCGAGATAGTCAATGGGTATCGGGAAAACAGTTGCCTCCGGTTTATGTAACAAGGCCACGATTTTCATAGAGGCGGGTTGCTGGTGGTGCAACTGGGGCAGGAATTCACTCAGGGTTTTGCCTGTATCAACGATATCTTCTACAATGACCACATCTCTTCCAAAAAGATCTGTATCCAGGCCAATGGCAGTGATCACCTGTCCGCTTGATTTAGTGCCTTTGTAGGATGCCAGTTTAATAAAACAGATCTCGGCATCCATAGTCAACTCTTTAAACAGATCTGCCGCAAATATGAAAGAGCCATTGAGTATGGCTATAAACAAAGGTTTTTTGCCGGCATAATCTTTATCCAGTTGCTTCGCCAATACTTTTATGCGGTCATTAATCTCATTGGCAGTCAGATATGGTTCAAACTGTTTATCATGTACGCGAATTGTGCTCATAGATCAGTTTTTGTAAATGATCAGCTCCTGTCCAATCTTCAGTTCATAACCAGCCATTTTATTCCACTCTTTTAGTTGCTCTACGGTGATGCTGTATTTCCGGGCTATGCTATACAGTGTTTCTTTTGTTTGCACGGTATGGGTAATATAAGCAGCCGACGCCATATCGGTGGTACGGGGTGCAGGCGACTGTACCTGCGTCTGCGCCTGTGGCGCTACTTCGCTGGCGAGCCGGGGCCTTGCGGGCGCTTTTTCCTGCAGGTACAATGCCTCTCCTGTAGCAG comes from the Paraflavitalea devenefica genome and includes:
- a CDS encoding class I SAM-dependent rRNA methyltransferase, translating into MTTVILKKKISPRVLNGHPWIFGNEVNLIDGDAKPGDVVEVFTHDKKFIGKGYLNPQSQIPVRILTRDKQETVNDDFFYQKLLQAWQYRQQLGYVENCRLIFGEADGLPQLIIDKFNDYFVIQTLALGIDVWKPAIVKALEKIFKPKGIYERNDVPVRELEGLTQQKGLLSAPFETKIIIRENGLQFYVDIENGQKTGYFLDQQDNRRAIQHIVKGADVLGAFTYTGTFEIHAAHYGAKSVLGLDISASAVAQANRNAELNGYDKICRFECVNAFDVLKVWAKEDRQYDVVMLDPPSFTKTRDNIQKAITGYKEINLRGMKLVKPGGFLVTSSCTNLVPSAMFLEIIQMAAKDARRKLRQVTFQTQAADHPIIWGWENTHYLKFLIVQVL
- a CDS encoding nucleotide exchange factor GrpE; translation: MTENESFSQDNGNTIDINTDESVSGSTHLNEPVANEDEIEKLKAEVQELKDKYLRQVAEFDNFRKRTAKERLELIQTAGKDVIVPLLEVLDDCDRAEKQLQTSNDAAAIKEGVQLVFTKLRNSLQAKGVKPMPSIGTDFDPDRHEAITEIPAATKEMQGKVVDEVEKGYYLNDKIIRFAKVVVGK
- the dnaJ gene encoding molecular chaperone DnaJ, with translation MSKRDYYEVLGVAKGSSPDEIKKAYRKVAMQYHPDRNPGDKAAEEKFKEAAEAYEVLSDTDKRAQYDRFGHAGLSGNGRGGFGGGQNMEDIFSQFGDIFGDDIFGNFFGGGGRRGGGGQRPRGVRGSNLRIKLKLNYEEIARGCTKQIKVKKYVTCTTCSGSGAKDKNSVQTCATCGGNGQVRKVTNTFLGQMQTVTTCPTCNGEGTTVTAKCTACKGEGRVYSEETVTIDIPAGVQEGMQLSVGGRGNAGERGGPPGDLIILIEEEQHKELHRDGLNVAYELHLSFPDAAFGTNAEVPTIDGRAKIKIPAGTQSGKIFRLKGKGFPGVNSYEKGDQLIYINVWTPQHMTAEERAMLEKLNNSPNFKPQPDKSDKNFFDKVREMFS
- a CDS encoding vWA domain-containing protein, whose translation is MLKIAAAISFLLITVSPAFAQYYLRGEVRDEKQNVLSNAKILLHSTRYIYYSGSSGSFGILSSRQTDSATISLEGYQPVCLKLEATKFQPVVLKMLYSSSNLQRNRLVSFTRNLNPADRTNRTIAGETYSSLVENEFVPARKYPETGCAIHTDKASYSNIRRFLGMNTQVPPDAVRVEELLNYFSFDYTAPPPDSIFGFKSWLSDCPWNPRSHLLFLHASARKIDPDKIPPTNLVFLVDVSGSMDMPNRLPLLKSAFKLLVDNLREKDTVSIVVYGSTVGVWLTPTSGKEKDKIRKSIEELYPGGSTPGESGIRTAYRLAKSQYIKGGNNRVILATDGDFNVGQTSEDELEKMITQHQQSGIYLTCLGVGMGNYKDSKLEILAKKGNGNFAYLDNEKEAEKVLVKELTQTLYTVADDAFLNVRFNPSVIKEYRLIGFDNKVNALADSLNEVEGGEVGSGHSLLAMFELVSFNQSLNDWGYAKDGLAQVSMNYKLPGDSIGRITSYTVPATYTEFQDLPECYRFATSVSMFAGLLKNSQYIRAVTWNDAAILADESHNSQDAIQTEFISMIIKAKKIYGNKRKKKQ
- the hpt gene encoding hypoxanthine phosphoribosyltransferase, with protein sequence MSTIRVHDKQFEPYLTANEINDRIKVLAKQLDKDYAGKKPLFIAILNGSFIFAADLFKELTMDAEICFIKLASYKGTKSSGQVITAIGLDTDLFGRDVVIVEDIVDTGKTLSEFLPQLHHQQPASMKIVALLHKPEATVFPIPIDYLGFSIPNKFVVGYGLDYDGLGRNIREIYKLVE